Below is a genomic region from Brassica rapa cultivar Chiifu-401-42 chromosome A08, CAAS_Brap_v3.01, whole genome shotgun sequence.
ATATGGGTTTGCagggtttattttttttttgaacaccataTATGAGTTTGCAGACTCATTGCAGCTTACAAAAGAGCAATTTAAAAGATAGAGACTGAttcgaccaaaaaaaagatagaGACTGCCACCAGCAGGTGGGTCTTAATCACGGCTTCAGTTGTTGTTGTTTGTATTATATCATGCATACAACTTGAAAGAAAATTTAGCGTTCatcaactaaaatatataaaagatatatttaagttgatcaaaacaaaaaacatattgCAATTTAACATAGTTTTCTATTTTCATATATCTAAAttgcaaaaaaattaaaatttaccactaaataaaataaataaaattaatcaatccttataatttgattgtttgtgaggagttttttttttacgtgtATAAGCACATAGTCACAAATAAATGAAATCATCATCATATGCTCATTCTCATAGTTTATCTGTTAGCAATAATTTCTCACAAATccatttatgttttaattttcttcTTCGCTGGATAAATAAATGAGATGTTTTGTTCTGGCTTTAGAAAACCAGATATCATAagacttttttctttttttttttgcctaaaaTGTAACCGagatataaaccaaaatatttatcatccgttttattatatatgtaacatCCAATTTACCGAACAGAGTAGAATTTTCAAAATGTGACTCACCCATGTTCTATCATTCAAAAATCACTTGTATGTCAAAACTAAAAAAGTGGATATTAGAGATATGTTGGACCGGAAGATATGTATCTTACGGACCTAGATTGTGAAGCCCGTGAAACCCATGAAGACTCCAAAGATTAAAAGGAAAGACTTGAAGAACAAGTTACTGTCAAGATATTCCAGCATATTTACATTAAGTGTTTAGGAAAGTTAGCATTATTTAGTGTTAACATTATGTTAATGTTAtcactatatatatgcatattgtattttcttatcaaacacaacacaataatatatctattctattatactttacatggtatcagagcattcgaTTTTTAGGGATCAAAATTAAAACTTCCGCATTATAAGTTTAGAGCTTTGATGGCGTTCATCGGTGGTGTTGACGATGAAGACGGCGAAGATGATCCGGATGACGACGTTGATTCACGTGAAGttgggttttgttttttttattagggttttgtttttttttttattagggttttattttttttttcttgggttTTGGTCGGGTGATCAGTGCAAAAGGATTTGAGGGTTTAGTAATGCTAAGGGTTTGTGATTTCACATTGGTTATTTTTGTTAGAGATTTTCTATAGTTTAGAATTTCTCAGAGTTTATGTCGTGTTGTTTTTCCATAGTTTGGGATTTATTGATCATAGTTTAACCATTACGGGGGAGTTCTAGTTGAATGCTCAAATTCTTAGGTCAGTTTTTTAGTCCGTGTtatggactgtccaagtcaagGATAATTGTTTATGGAGCTGCAGTTGCGCCCACGAGATGTATTCTCATTGTCAAGACCGAAGAAGAGCTGAAGATTTCATCCCTCCTTGTCTAAAGTTGAAGTTTATTCCCGAAGGAATCTACTGATTTGTTTTTCTCGACATAGTGTCCACGACATACGTGGTCTGCTTTGTGACTGCAGATTTGCGTGTTACATCCCACGTTTGTCGTGCGGGGGAGTATTAGAGATATGTTGGGCCGGAAGATATGTATCTTACGGACCTAGATTGTGAAGCCCGTGAAACCCATGAAGACTCCAAAGATTAAAAGGAAAGACTTGAAGAACAAGTTACTGTCAAGATATTCTAGCATATTTACATTAAGCGTTTAGGAAAGTTAGCATTATTTAGTGTTAACATTATGTTAATGTTACcactatatatatgcatattgtaTTTTCTTATCAAACCCAACACAAtaatatatctattctattatacTTTACAGTGGAATCATAAATATGGTTATGGAAAATGggtaaaaaaattcaattattttttcatCATAAGAATATCACAGACAGCTTTTAGTATCCAGGTGTGAATCTGACAGTGAAAGGCGCCTCATGTCCCGTTTACCACTCGTTAGTAGATATCCCCATGAAGGTTAGTTAGGCAGGCCTCTGTTATTACAGAGCAACTCTGTTCCGTGTCTGCCGTAGTTCCATTAGACTTTAAGCTTTGTCTTTCCTTTTAATGCTTCCAGGACACATATGCCTATTGCTTAGCTAtcatgaaaaaagaagaagaagaagaaacgttaGTATCATTGGACGTAAGAAAAACTAAAACCCAAAATATCTTATCTTTCTAAACTCACAATGCGAAAACTTCCATCATTTCCTCGTTTCTTACAAATTTGTAGAGAACTTCATGAATGGCTTCCTTAAGTTGTCTTTCAGCGTGAGAAACTAATTCTGGGCTGGAAAGAATCTGACTGTGGGCTTTATTAACGCTTCTTTCTAAATAAAATTCTGTACTCAGCTGAATCATCTGTGTTATTCCTATTGTATCTGCAACACTAATTTACAGCTCAGTAAGAGGAGCAGCCTGAGGAGTCTCCGTAGTTCCCCGATCACTCTCAGTCTGTTTTGAAGAAAAACCTCTGGTTTTTGCGATTTTAGGAGTTTTTATGTTAGTTATCTTGATGATTGTAGAGTTTCTATGAAATTTTTAGATTTGGAACAAAACTTTAGCGATTAAAAAAAACCATTCAACTTCTTAATGCGGTGAAAACACTAATATGCTTTAATGTTTTGATGATGTTGCACCAACCTGCAGTATTGCTCTCTAATTCCATAGTTATGAATGTGTAAGTGAGCCCAAGTTAAACTCCCTATCACCCTCTATAAGTCCAGACACTGAAAAAACTCACTGAGATTGACTTTAAATGGCAGGGACATGTCATAATTTTAGTGAGATATAGTGAAATATGTAATCCATACCAATAGCAATAGATCCAGCAACCATTCGTAAGATATGTAGGTCCTCCGTATTTGCAACTGGTAGCGATAGAAAGCTGATGTCATGGTCTACATGCAGTTGTTGGATACATGCGAGATACTAAGTCTTTCTTGATGTTTGATGTAATCTGCAACCAGATTCATCTCTTCAAGTGATATGAACATGTATTTTTCTCTATCATCCATAACCCCTGAGAGCGGCCACGAATAAAAGAAGAGAAAGCAAAgatgaatcagaagaagaagagagattgAAAAGGCAACTCTAAAAGTCTAGCATATATACTGCTAGAAGCTTAAGAACAACGAAGTAAAGGCGCAATGAAAATGAGATAGTGGGATTAGCGGGTTTGAAGGATTGAATGTGATAACGGCTGATCGTTTCATCAACTGAAGCTCTAGGTCTAACTGAAGTCATACTTGTATGGGTCGATTTAGTCAGGACAAACAAAACCCATCATTGACATTTTATAATTAGAAAGCCTATATACCTTAACTCTTTTCTCAGCCGAGTAATCATAAAAGGAGAATTGAAGAATGAGTAGCTGCCAGCTTTCATAAGATGCCCTATGCATAATGATGAAGTGAAGGACTGTGGAGAGAGACAACTCTCCTTCATTATTATAGAGaagagatagatagatagatgccctataaatatttataaaaatgatttaacaTAAGCGAATGTTTCAAATTACCTTCGCTAGGCACGGTTCTACTTCTGACTGAAAGGCTCGACAAGTTAGACGATGAGTCTCACCTGATGGTAGTTAGTAACTTAGTATCATTGGTGGTAATAATAGGCTAATTAATTCAGATCAAAGATGACGGTGGTTGCGTCGCAGAAGAGGATGAGACGGAGAAGACGGTATTGATACCATTATTCGCTTTAATCTGGCATAACTTGCTAAACAATCTATTTATGATTAGTTAATGATAGTTATAGTTATAATTCGTTAAGTTTGTGATTTTTAGTATTGAAATAAAGCGTTGCTTTAGTTTCTTAGTGTCCctgtttataatttttgtttccttgtttataaataatttgggGGTGTCGCGCGGAagaatattgttttattattattaaatatgatttttggATGATGTGATTATGTGGTCAGTATTTATTTGTGAAAAgcattatttgatgttttattatgtaatattaataggtaataagttaatatattatgtgtttgtctttttaataatgTGTTGTTGTACGTATAATACTACTTCTTAGTGGTGAAGTGGGTTTCTGATGTAAAACATATTGAATTTCAATAACTTTGTTTTTAAACCTTTGTTAATTATAAGATTAACGGCatcaaaattgtattttaattttttcattttaaaacattactctttttagatattttttgcATTCTCCCCCATATTTTGATCTTGAGTCTTAACCATCTATGTATTTCGTTTATCTTTCCGGTGTGCAGTGCTTTTCACCATCACTAGGAAAAGATTCACCTCTGTGCTCTTGTTTTTCATCACCTTCTTTTTCTGTAAAATTATCTGGTATTTGTTATAGATCAGACTTAGTTCCATGTTGTGTAGTTCTTTCTTACGGcgttgtattttattttggtcaataTTGGTCCTTTTTTCCTTAGATTTTGGCTAAGGTTAGAAACTACATCTCGTTGGGTTACGTCAGAGTTTATTTGTCATAGATGTTGTTTTGCTCATCGCTGGTTTGCCGTCGATAGTCTCTGATCGTCTTGGTTTTCAAGATCTGGTTTGGTGATCTGACTTTTATGCTATCTTTCATAGCTCTAGGATTGTTCCACGGTTTGTTGATTTTATTTTGTCTCTTtttatctctttgttctttcATGTCTTTGCACTTTTCATCACTGATCACGTCTTTGGTGGCTCTCTCTTTCGCCATATTTGCTACTCCAGGTTTGGATAGTGTTTTTCTCTGGGTATGCTTTGTGCGTTTGGAAGGTTGTTTATGGTCTCAAGCTTAAGCTTTGGTTTCTCGGTAGTTGGCTTCTATTCTCCCCCACTCAGATTGTTTATCTTCTTCTCATGCATCCCTTGGTGTAGGTGTGCGGAGTTAATATTTTGGAGCTTTGGTTTCTTCTATTCAGAGTTTTGTGGTTTTTCGCTGGTATGGACACCTTGTATGTGCTTGTTTAGTTTGTGAGCTACTTTTTATCTCTTCGGTGGTGGTTGTGCTTCTGGTGCTTTagacatgtattttttttgtttcgtgGTGACTTTGTTCATTCGATGATTATTCTTTTTCTGACCCGTTTTTTTGCGCTGGTGCTTGATCGTGATCCTTTGTGTTTTGGAGATTGTTTTGTCTCATATTTTATCCTTTTACCTTTTTTGACACCTGTTTGTTCTAGCGAAGACATTATATGGTAAGATGACATAGGTTAGTCTTCTTTGTTGATCTTTTTTCAGCTCTAAACTTTTATTGAGTTAGTGTTACTATGATATTTTGCTTTTTCTCTGTGATTGTGGaagttttatgtttaaattagGTATTGCACTTGAATTTCTTAATTAGTCtggtcattttatatttttaatagttaaataaatatataatttataaattaaataatagaaaatagtaaaaaataataaaataacaaaaatttatgttatttttagttgtgaataaattaaatatataaaatatatttctattattttatttatttctttattcatCTTGCATTTTAgtgaacaataaaataaattatcaaactTCGTATGATAATAGTTAGTGCGAAAATGATTAGATAGTGCACAATTAGAAAGTATTTGGCTAAATTACAATaatcttaaaaaataaatacctaaaatgtaaaaaaaaaaatacataaatgaCATGTGTTGAAAAACCGCCACTTGACAGATAAAGGAAAAAACCAACTTTATCTATATAAATGTTTTCTCTTTGTGGTTTTAagttttaagaaataaaaaaaaaagcctaagaaatgaaaatgaaaagaagattaatgagaaataaaaatgaaataaacatTCATtcgaaaaaaaatgaaaaggaaaataagACTATGGTATTCTGAATCAAATCTTGTTACAGATTATGACCTTTATAGCTTAGTGATTGATCAACTTCACCATCAAGATACGAAGTATGCACCTGCcgacagaaaaagaaaaattaatgtATGTGGAAATTTTGAAATCTTTCTGGTAAAAGTCAATCAGTCAACTAAATCTGACGACTTTTGTCAATCAATCACGGATTCGATCTATGTGGAAAATTTTGAGGCAAGTGGTCTAAATCAATGAGATTggaagacttggccaaaaccatCCGACGACTTGCCGCAAGACTTGCTAAAGTCATgacaaatgatttttttttgttttcctatTTAAAAAGAGCTACAATCGTACAAACCCCATCAcaaacacaagaaaaaaaaagagagggtaAAGATGATGTCAAGTCACTCTTATTGGTTTTCTAGTGTTGTTACCTtatatttcttcttcttggttttCCTCGTTTTACACACTCTTGCTTCTCCTATTCACCACTATTGCTGTCATGACCAGAGAGATGCCCTTCTTGAGTTCAAACACGAGTTTCCGGTAAATGAATCCAGCTCAGGTCCATATTTAAGTTCATGGAATAACTATCGTGATTGCTGTGTTTGGGAGGGAGTCACATGTGATGCTAAATCTGGCAAAGTGATTTCACTTTACCTTTATGACATCCCTCTCAACAACTCTTTGAAACCAAACAGTAGTCTTTTCAAACTCCAACATCTTCGTAACCTAACTCTTATAGCTTGCTCTCTCTATGGAGAGATTCCCTCTTCAATAGGAAACCTAACTCAACTAGAATTTCTATATCTTGACTCTAACAACTTCAAGGGATATATTCCTGCTTCATTTGCCAACTTTACAAAACTCTCCCTTTTAGACCTCTCAAATAATCAATTCAAAGGTGAATTCCCTCTTGTACTACTAAATTTAACCACCAGTTTGTCCTCGTTAGACATTAGCTCTAATCTTTTTAAATCTAAGCTTTCGCCTGACATAAATAGATTCCGCAGCTTAGAGTATTTCAGTGTGGGTGGAAACTCATTTTTTGGGCCTTTTCCTACATCCTTGTTCATGATTCCTTCGTTAACAAGGGTTGATTTGTGGGGAAACAATTTCAATGGACCTGTAGAATTTAAGAATATATCTTCGTCATCTAAGCTTCAGATTCTATACCTTGATCACAACAATTTCACTGGACCAATCCCCAAATCCATATCAAATTTTCCTTATATATATAGGTTAGATCTTAGTGACAACAATCTCATTGGACCAATCCCCAGATCTTTATCTAAGCTGGTCAACCTTGATTCTCTAGATCTAAGCCACAACAATTTCATTGAGCCAATCCCTATATTTATATCAAAGTTAGTCAACCTCATCCTTCTCAATCTTAGCCACAACAATTTTATTGGGTCAATTCCCAGATTAAATTCATTAACTCTCGGGACTCTTGATCTTTCTTACAATAAGTTGGAAGGAAAAATATCAGGTTGGTTATGGCATGTGCCGACGTTGATACTTTCTCACAACTCCTTCAACCGTTTTGAAAAATCATTGGAAGTTTCTGATTTATCACATTCCGTGACATTGGATCTTAGTTCGAATGTTTTTCGAGGACCATTACCCCATTGGATATGCAAGCTTAGACCGTCAACGCTATTAGATTTGTCCAACAATAGCTTCAGCCGTTCCATCCCTCAATGTTTTAGGAATACCGTTGCTGGTCTCACATCACTGAATCTAAAGAAGAACAATTTCAGTGGAATTCTTCCTTCGAATATATTTGTCAATGCTACCAACTTAGCGTCGCTTGACATCAGCTACAACCAGTTGGAGGGAAAACTTCCAGAATCATTGGTCGACTGTACTATGTTGGTGTTTTTAAATGTGCAAAACAACAAGATCAAGGACAAGTTTCCATTTTCTCTTTCGTCATTAAATGTCTTGATCCTACGGTCAAATGAATTCTACGGGCCTTTGTATCATCCTCATGTGTCCACTGCTTTTCAAAGTTTAAGAGTCATCGATATATCACATAATCACTTCAATGGAACTCTGCCACCATTCTACTTTTCCAACTGGCTTGAAATGATCATGTTAGCCGAAGAATTTCAAGGCCATAGCATGTACATGGGATATGACCTCTTTCAGGGCcgtctcaaattaattttaggccctgttcaaaaaaaaatttaatcgtacattttatcaagtaattttaaaatttaataactttgtctgattttttttaattataagttctaaatttagcattatatttaaaattttaaagtttctaaccataatttatctatatattttgaaaaattcttaaattttttatttttatattttgggaCCCTGTTCGACCGCTCCACTTGCGCGTGCTGTTAGACGGCCCTGACCTCTTTGATGATCCCTTCCGTTATTCCATGGAAATAGTAAATAAAGGAGTCGATACGTTATTTGAGCTGATCCGGACAGACTTTGGAGCTATCGACTTTTCAGGAAACAACTTTTCAGGAAAGATCCCAAAATCCATTGGATTATTGAAGGGATTGCGTCTTCTCAACTTGTCAAGTAACAGATTCTCAAACCATATTCCTCAATCATTGGCAAATCTGACAAATCTTGAGGAATTAGACCTATCTCGGAATCAGCTGTCAGGTCAAATTCCTCGAAATCTTGTCAGACTCTCTTTTTTGTCAATCATGAACTTCTCCCATAATAATCTCGAAGGTCCAATACCACAAAGCACACAGTTTCAAAGACAAAATTGTTCTTCATTCATGGACAACCCCAAGCTCTACGGACTCGAAGATATATGTGGAAAAACTCATTTCCCTAATCCTACACCACAAGAATCTGAGGATTTATCTGAGCCAGAAGAACAAGTGATTAGTTGGATAGCAGCAGCGATAGCTTATGGACCTGGTGTTTTCTGCGGATTGGTGATAGGACATATCTTCTCTCAAGGCATATACAACTGGTTCATGTAAAAGTTCTGCCGAAAGCAATTCCAAGATAGTCACTAGAAGTGCCCCCTAGGACTCAATCTCTCTTTAAGTGCTTGTGAAACatatgtatgtgtgtgtgaGTTCTCCCAACGTACTTttcaatatataattttgtaataaatGTCTTTTGGTAGTATTGATCTTAAACTTAAAATGCATTCAAAACTGGTGTGTGTGTGGTTATCTGTAATgctattttttatttctcaGTAATTTGTCTTTGTCATGGAAACAAATAAATCACGTCGTTTTGAGTCTTCCTTACCAAAACTTTTTAAGTCAGATGTAaatttttcatcttttttttttatttctgtgTGGTTTTCGTGCTCTCTACTTGTACTTGAACTTTCACTTTACTACTTCTCCTCCCAATCCTCTGTTTTGaagtgtgtgttttttttttggaggtCTCTGTACTCTTCTTCAGAAATTTTAATACAATAgcgtcagaaaaaaaaaatcacataggATGGAAAAAGAATCACATAGGATAAAAGTCTCTAGCACGCTTACTTCTCACACACGTCACTCTTGGAGACAAAAGTATCCCTTTTCTATTACTAGACATAATTCGTGAagtgttgtccaaaaaaaaacataattcgTGAAGCTCATCCAAAACTAGAGCTATAAAGGTGGAGTAAGAATCAACTAGAACAAATTAAATTTGGCAAAACAAAGACAATTACCGAATTTTCTCATATGCAATTCTTATTTTACTCAAAACGAAATTTTGGATTTTAGGTTGAATGGGAATGCAATATTGGTTCTTACATTCAAACCtttatctctctttttatttttctcaatgACTATTAAAAGAAgtaataagttttcttatggCTTGGCTGGGAAGCAATGAGGAACGTCCCAATCCGTCTTATGTGGTTTCAAGTTTCAACTGGTCTCTCTCAGCAAATGGCAGCCACTTAGTGCCATTTTCGGATCGAACCCATCTTCTCACATGTCATATATAACAGTGGGATTTAGTCATTTTATTGGGTTATTTTGACTATTTAAAAAGTTAGAAgcacaatataaaaaattcgGTAGAGGGTTTGGAAAAGGCAATAATGGTTATTCACACGCATGGACAAATTATCCGCATACAAAGTTctgaaccgaatctgatccaaATTTTAAGGTATCGAACCAAACCCGATCTGACATATATATCTGAACTTGAACCAAACCCAAAAATTAAGGATATTCAAATATATCCGAAGTATAaatatatctacaaatattaGTTATGCTAATACTTATAATAATTCAAATGTTAAaactataattataaatttgaatatattaGCTAGTTTATTTGGATactttgtatatttatattattttctatattttaaaaattttagttattttggttattttgaatattttggaCATTTTAGATATAAAAACCGTATTCAAACCGGGTTTTTCAGAGAAAATTGGTTATTTCATATACATTTGGATTATAATAAGTCAATCCCAACCGAAACCAAAAAGAAATCAGCTCATTTGGATAACATCAAAAATATCCGGATCCGACAAGTATCCTAATCTAAGATTCAAAATTACCTGATCGGTATCAATTTTTCCATGTTCGAATTATCAGATATCTGAAataccgaacccgatccgatattTGAACGCACAAACTTAGTTATTCATATAACCtagaaaattaagaaaaaaataaatgggGTGAGGGGATCAAAAGATCTAAACAGTGTCATATGAACGAACTTACAAAGGCACCTCCCCGGCGAATCCCATGGTCCAAAAAAACGAATCCACCCCTCCCCCCCCCAAGGTTTTAACTAAATAGGATAGCGCTCCAAAACATCTGGATATCCGAATCCAGATTTGGTTAATAAATCTTGGAACCGTCAAAGCGGAATCCGAATTTggatatcttgatttttttagtttcggATATGTATATCCGAatccaaattttataaaatagaataaaatattaagttaATGTCTTTgttaaaacaattttgtatctAAAAAATATATCACATGATTGGTGAAATAACACGTAACAATCGTAAAACTATCAACGGTAATCTGTTttactattataaaataatataaatactaattaattgttaatattttatttttatcagataaatatatatttatctagTATTTATATCTACATTTTAAGAagtcatataaattataattaattatcattGATTTAATATTTGTTCTATAgtactttataaattaaattatcttATAAAATCTAggaagttttgttatttttttttgtatatataatttaactaACCTTTTTTGgtgaaatgttaaatttatatcaAGGAAATGAGAAAATTTTAAGGTTTATGTACATAAAGAATCATAAAAATGAAGCTATCCTACAAAAACTGCTTCAAAGGATCCTACCGCCCACGAAACCATCTTTGGAGCAGTCCCAACAATTTAGGATTCTCAAAGTATCTAGTGGACATAATCCTGTGTTTGACTGTTTTCTCAATGAGTTTGGTGATCTGGTCTACTGTCTTTGGCTTTCCCATGTGCCTCATGTCATTTCTCTCCTTCCATATGTAATAGATTGCAGTCTGAAACACTAATCTCAACAGGATTTAGTCCAGCTTCTCATACCTGAGCTCCACTAACTGACCAAGAGTTGTCTCCCAATCTGGGTCAGCATCAACTACCAAGAGATCCCCCACAACTGCTAACCATACAGTGAATGTGTACGGGCATGCGAAGAAGAGATGGTCTCTGGACTCGCTTAGCTCACCACAGAACAAGCAACTTTGCACCACTCCCCATTGAGCCATATGCGTTCCTGTTGATAGCCTATCTCATACTGCTAGCCAAGTGATAAACGCAAACCGAGGCACTCCCTGCGCACACCAAATGGCCTTACTCCAACTCTGCTTATCCTTATGCAATCTGATCTGTTCCCATGTTTTTGACGAGGAGAACATGTTGCTATACACTCCAGGTCGATCTCTCCATACAGCCCCATCTTCCCCACTGCCTGCCACAGGAGCTACCACAGTACTGGTACTCGCTATAACTTGCTGCAAACTGTGATCACGACACCTTCTAAACTGCCAGCCAGCTTCATTTGCAGCAGCCGCAACCGTAGCATACCGCCCCACTCCCAATCTCTGTGGACCATTTTCCCCAACTATGTCAATCAGACGCCCCATTGGATGCCAGTAATCCGACCAGAACAGAGTGCTTTCACCATCATTGACTCGAACTCGGAGGAACTGAGATGCCAGCGATCGTAACCTCAAGAGTTTTCTCCAGACCCAGGAACCTTTAGTCGACTCCCTGATGTCCCAGAATGTACCATTGGTCCAAAGATTTTGTCGCACCCAACCTACCCAGAGATAGCCCGAGGTAACGAAGAGTTTCCAGATGAGTTTTAAGGCAAAGACCTTTGAGATATCTGCTAAACATCTGAGCCCCAGCCCTCCTTCTTCACGGGGCAGACAAACATCATCCCAAGCTACCTTTGCCTTCCGATGGCAATCCTGTGAGCCACTCCAGAGAAAGGAAGAACAAAGACTTTCAATCTCATCAAGACAGCCTTTAGGTAAGCAAAACGCTGAGCTCCAAAAATTTGAGGTGCTATAAATTACCGATTTGATGAGTTGTAAACAGCCAGCGAAGGACATGTACTTGCTTGTCCAGCTTCCTAACCTTTGCTTAATCTTTTCCACCAAGGGTTGATAGTCCTTCCTAGTCATCGACTTTGTATACGGGGGGCAGAGGCAGCAACATTATTGCGCAGGAAGCGGTTGCCTAAATATTTTGCAGGCAGTGAAGATATAAAGAGCCCCGGAGCAGCCGCTTCCTGCGCAATAATGTTGCTGCCTCTGCTCCCCTCATACAAAGTCGACTTTGCTATGTTGATGGAGAGACCTGACATCCGTGCAAACTCGTCAAATACCTGAAGCGTATCTCTTAGAGACTGCGGAGAGCCATTTGTAAACACCATAATATCGTCTGCAAAGCTGAGGTGAGACAGCTTGACTTCTCTACATATTGGGTGAAGACCAATCTCTCTCCACTCCACTACTTTATTCAACATAATAGAGAGCACATTACTTACGATCACATAGATGTATAGGTAAAGAGCACACCCCTGACGAATACCCCTTGCACTTGAGAAGAAACCCTCTAGCTCACTATTCACAGATACTTATATAGTTTAACTAATTGATACTTTATTTAACTATATTTAATGTTTAATAACGctatatatttataactaaaatatataaattttatattgtgtatataagtgaaaactaaATTAATACTAACCtacaataattatttaaataataattacaatattttttaattatttacatattaattgtaaaatgataaatatttagtaagattttattagattgcaattttacaaaaatatgtatGAATAGTTTAgcaattttagaaaatattgagattttcctttttattttaatgttattt
It encodes:
- the LOC103834077 gene encoding receptor-like protein 31, with the translated sequence MMSSHSYWFSSVVTLYFFFLVFLVLHTLASPIHHYCCHDQRDALLEFKHEFPVNESSSGPYLSSWNNYRDCCVWEGVTCDAKSGKVISLYLYDIPLNNSLKPNSSLFKLQHLRNLTLIACSLYGEIPSSIGNLTQLEFLYLDSNNFKGYIPASFANFTKLSLLDLSNNQFKGEFPLVLLNLTTSLSSLDISSNLFKSKLSPDINRFRSLEYFSVGGNSFFGPFPTSLFMIPSLTRVDLWGNNFNGPVEFKNISSSSKLQILYLDHNNFTGPIPKSISNFPYIYRLDLSDNNLIGPIPRSLSKLVNLDSLDLSHNNFIEPIPIFISKLVNLILLNLSHNNFIGSIPRLNSLTLGTLDLSYNKLEGKISGWLWHVPTLILSHNSFNRFEKSLEVSDLSHSVTLDLSSNVFRGPLPHWICKLRPSTLLDLSNNSFSRSIPQCFRNTVAGLTSLNLKKNNFSGILPSNIFVNATNLASLDISYNQLEGKLPESLVDCTMLVFLNVQNNKIKDKFPFSLSSLNVLILRSNEFYGPLYHPHVSTAFQSLRVIDISHNHFNGTLPPFYFSNWLEMIMLAEEFQGHSMYMGYVLDGPDLFDDPFRYSMEIVNKGVDTLFELIRTDFGAIDFSGNNFSGKIPKSIGLLKGLRLLNLSSNRFSNHIPQSLANLTNLEELDLSRNQLSGQIPRNLVRLSFLSIMNFSHNNLEGPIPQSTQFQRQNCSSFMDNPKLYGLEDICGKTHFPNPTPQESEDLSEPEEQVISWIAAAIAYGPGVFCGLVIGHIFSQGIYNWFM
- the LOC117127510 gene encoding uncharacterized protein LOC117127510 — protein: MAQWGVVQSCLFCGELSESRDHLFFACPYTFTVWLAVVGDLLVVDADPDWETTLVFQTAIYYIWKERNDMRHMGKPKTVDQITKLIEKTVKHRIMSTRYFENPKLLGLLQRWFRGR